The Balaenoptera ricei isolate mBalRic1 chromosome X, mBalRic1.hap2, whole genome shotgun sequence region aaccactgaccCAGACATTTGAAtaattaggcttttttttttttccccaaacaatcTCAGAAAGTCAGAAGCTTGTAGACAATGTCTGAATGTCAGAGAGAAAATCTGCTgctaaaaaaagacaaagaaaaacaaacaaaaccatgtCTCTTCCTGGTGACATCTCATGGCCGTAAGGTGACTGAGTTTGCGTGGAGCTTTGAAGATGTAAGGGCCACATCTGGGAATGTGTACAACATACCAGGGAGGGATCAGGCTTTGCTCCTGTTGCGAGTTTTGAAAGGGCTGGCACTGGCCTTCTTCTGCTCTCCTGGCACCTCTTGGGTTCCCTCTTAAGGCCTCTTCAAGAGCCCTTTCTTTGAGAGCTGCTTTTTACCCAGCTCCCCAAGGGTGCTCAAGGTGCCTGCTCATCGATCCACCTTGAACAGGCACCAATATGTTCTAATTAAGAGAGTGTACAGGCTTTTCCTTTCGGCGGCACATGGTGGCAAGAAGGCGGTGCAGATTTCCAAGAAGAGGAAGTTTGTCGCTGACGGCATATTCGAAGCTGAACTGAATGAGTTTCTCACTTGGGAGCTGGCTGAAGATGGGTACTCTGGAGTTGAGGTCCGAGTTACACCAACCAGGACAGAAATCATTATCTTGGCCACCAGGACACACAATGTTCTTGGTGACAAGGGCCGGCGGATCCGGGAATTGACTGCTGTGGCTCAGAAGAGATTTGGCTTCCCTGATGGCAGTGTAGAGCTTTATGCTGAAAAGGTGGCCACAAGAGGTCTGTGCGCCATTGCCCAGGCAGAGTCTCTGCGTTACAAACTCCTAGGAGGCCTTGCTGTGCGGAGGGCCTGCTGTGGTGTGCTGCGGTTCATCATGGAGAGTGGGGCCGAAGGCTGCGAGGTCGTGGTGTCTGGGAAACTCCCAGGACAGAGGGCTAAATCCATGAAGTTTGTGGATGGCCTGATGATCCACAGTGGGGGCCCTGTTAACGACTGTGTCGATGCTGCCGTGCGCCATGTGCTGCTCAGACGGCAAAGATCATGCTGCCTTGGGACCCAACTGCTAAGACTGGCCCTAAGAAGCCCCTGCCCGATCACGTGAGCATCGTGGGACCCAAAGATGAAATACTGCCCACCACCTCCATCTCCGAGCAGAAGGGTGGGAAGCCAGAGCCGCCTGCCATGCCCCAGCCGGTACCCACAGCATAATAGGGTCTCCTTGGCCGCTGGATCTGGAGTCTGGATGTTGCTCTATAAAGAcatttaataaaatctttttaaaagaaaaaaaaaaaagagtatacagGCCGTGGCCACAGTCCTCATTTTCACAGTAATGCTCACTGGTTTTTGGCTCCTGCCCAAGCATGAAGGATTTTCCGGGGGTGGTGACACTCCGTCTGTGCAACTAGCAAAAGTCCTGGGTTGGTGTCTCTGTTTATTCTCTTGCATTTTGCAGGACGAAGCTTTGGACTcagctctcctttctctctttccaaaaCCTGCAGTCCTTTGCGGAGGGATGCTGCCGTGCTGTCTTGCTGCTCCGATGTCCCAGAAGCACAGCGGTTCCCTGAGCGTGGACCCTATTATGTTTTCCTTCAGAAAGAGATGAAGAGCACACATCCTTCTGTTTTGTGCCAAAAAAATCTGCATAATTATCTGACCTTAACTGATGGTCACTTTTTTATTTTCAGGTGGGGAGAAAAGGAGTCACAGTACCCAAGTTAGTTTTACAAACTCCCCAGCAGCCCCTAAAACAAATGTCAAAGTTTTGAAACCAATCATACACATAAGGTAGTCACTTGTTCTCTGTTTCTTAcataccccagggcctttgcacttgctgttcccactGCCATGTATGCTCTTCATCCGGATAACCACTTGGCTAGCCTGGTTCCCttgcttccttctgctgtctgcctaaATGTCTCCTGTTCatggaggccttccctgaccatccacTATAAAATGGACACTCACTTCCACCCTTGAtgctccctcttctcctttccctgctTCACTTCCCCCCACACCAGCCATCTACCCCTGATGAATATTATACAGAGTAGCTGTTTGGTTTTTGTGTGTGCATCTGCCCAGCAAAAGGGAAATTCCATGAGGGTagggtcttgtttttttgttcactgctgtagcctcagcacctacaacagtgcctggcatagcaGACTCTCAAGCAATACTGGAtgtgtgaatgagtgaatggatgtaGAAATAAGGCCCCGAATActatcttatttttatataaattttctcCAGAGTGGACATGCATGTAAGGAGAGAAGTCATGGAGTTATAGGGGTCTGAAAAAAGATGGACCTCTGACCTACCTCTAAACCTGTGGTGATGGTTTCTCTTTACTACCAACTGCCGTTCCCAGAAACCTTAGGaaatgtttgaaaaagaaaaaaaaaactaataaaaatcctTTCACTTTCATTAGTGGAAACCTTTGTATCAAGTAGGTACAGGAGAAACTCTCTATTTCTGCCTACtgaatcaatattttttattttaaatttatttatttattatttattttatttatttattttggctgcgctgggtcttagtatggcatgcaggatcttcattgcg contains the following coding sequences:
- the LOC132357898 gene encoding LOW QUALITY PROTEIN: small ribosomal subunit protein uS3-like (The sequence of the model RefSeq protein was modified relative to this genomic sequence to represent the inferred CDS: inserted 1 base in 1 codon) — its product is MSECQRENLLLKKDKEKQTKPCLFLVTSHGRLFKSPFFESCFLPSSPRVLKVPAHRSTLNRHQYVLIKRVYRLFLSAAHGGKKAVQISKKRKFVADGIFEAELNEFLTWELAEDGYSGVEVRVTPTRTEIIILATRTHNVLGDKGRRIRELTAVAQKRFGFPDGSVELYAEKVATRGLCAIAQAESLRYKLLGGLAVRRACCGVLRFIMESGAEGCEVVVSGKLPGQRAKSMKFVDGLMIHSGGPVNDCVDAAVRHVLLRRXKIMLPWDPTAKTGPKKPLPDHVSIVGPKDEILPTTSISEQKGGKPEPPAMPQPVPTA